One segment of Desulfovibrio inopinatus DSM 10711 DNA contains the following:
- the pstB gene encoding phosphate ABC transporter ATP-binding protein PstB: protein MDNISNAAGSAVYAVSQANDIILDCKADKIYYGEFLAVRDSHVPICRKQITGFIGPSGCGKSTVLRSINRMNDLIRGFRFEGSVHYHGVNMYGAKVDPVIVRRHIGMVFQQPNPFALSIFENVAFGLRLNRYKGNMMEKVESALRGAALWDEVKDNLKHSGLSLSGGQQQRLCIARAIATDPSVLLMDEPCSALDPIATRQVEELMVRLKEKYTLVIVTHNMQQALRVADQTAFFSVDISQGGRTGHLIELGVTKQLFENPKEQLTRDYLKGEFS from the coding sequence ATGGATAACATCAGCAATGCGGCTGGATCAGCGGTCTACGCCGTGAGCCAAGCGAACGATATCATCTTGGACTGCAAGGCGGATAAAATTTATTATGGAGAATTTTTAGCTGTTCGAGACAGCCATGTTCCAATTTGTCGAAAACAAATCACAGGCTTTATCGGTCCTTCCGGATGCGGGAAAAGTACCGTGCTACGAAGCATCAACCGAATGAACGACCTCATCCGTGGATTCCGTTTTGAGGGCAGTGTTCATTATCACGGTGTTAATATGTACGGCGCCAAGGTTGATCCCGTGATTGTTCGTCGACACATCGGAATGGTCTTTCAGCAACCGAACCCGTTTGCATTGAGCATCTTCGAAAATGTTGCCTTTGGTCTCAGACTCAACAGATACAAAGGGAATATGATGGAGAAAGTCGAAAGTGCCCTTCGCGGGGCAGCCTTGTGGGATGAAGTCAAAGACAACTTAAAACATAGTGGGCTTTCTCTTTCCGGTGGTCAACAGCAACGCCTCTGTATTGCCAGAGCCATTGCAACCGATCCCAGCGTATTGCTCATGGATGAACCATGCTCCGCGTTGGACCCCATAGCGACTCGTCAGGTCGAAGAACTCATGGTTCGTCTGAAAGAAAAATATACCCTTGTTATTGTTACGCACAATATGCAGCAAGCCCTTCGCGTTGCGGATCAAACAGCATTCTTCTCGGTTGATATCAGCCAGGGTGGGCGAACCGGGCATTTGATCGAACTTGGTGTAACAAAACAATTGTTTGAAAATCCGAAGGAGCAATTGACTCGAGATTATCTCAAAGGAGAATTCAGTTAA